The following coding sequences lie in one Rutidosis leptorrhynchoides isolate AG116_Rl617_1_P2 chromosome 4, CSIRO_AGI_Rlap_v1, whole genome shotgun sequence genomic window:
- the LOC139844651 gene encoding cysteine-rich receptor-like protein kinase 2, with product MDNSTHTPFILITLIIILNLVSTTEGEARSQIIKMTCDQQRENNQTLFIPNFVRMMENIGTQMRSSLNGTALVGTGPDSNYGLAQCYNDLSTPDCILCYAEARTVLPSCFPNNGGRIYLDGCFMRVQNYSFYEEYTGVNDTYVCNNETRTSVLYQDTVKQAVSNAVMDASRSNEYFAREQMLVSGSVNESVYVLAECWRTLSPSSCSACLANASATISKCLPWSEGRVLNTGCFMRYSDTNFLNPVPVISSSGNKGKIIAIVVSVVSSVVVLMVASMIFLYIWKYRYVQKKRKGSYDAKKLAKMLNDTSLNFKYSTVEKATENWDESNKLGQGGFGTVYKGFLKDGREIAVKRLFFNNRFRAADFYNEVNMISSVEHKNLVRLLGCSCSGPESILVYEYLPNMSLDRFIFDATKGKILNWEKRFNIINGTAEGLVYLHENTKTRIIHRDIKAANILLDLRLRAKIADFGLARSFQDDKSHISTAIAGTLGYMAPEYLAHGQLTEKADVYSFGVLVLEVVTGMENNKSKTVDYTDSLVSIAWKHFQENTVDRIFDPNLMMHLFPNSNYQKEAIKVVQVGLLCTQEDPSLRPTMSTVLKMLAKDDEPLPAPSNPPFMDEKTMELNEITKKLYQYFNHDDSGSVATVDNSHFFPR from the exons ATGGACAATTCAACACATACACCTTTCATTCTTATCACATTAatcataattttgaatctagtttCAACAACAGAAGGTGAAGCAAGATCACAAATCATAAAAATGACATGTGATCAACAAAGAGAGAACAATCAAACTCTATTCATTCCAAACTTCGTTCGAATGATGGAAAACATCGGCACGCAAATGCGAAGCTCGCTTAATGGAACAGCACTCGTGGGAACCGGGCCCGACAGTAACTACGGGCTCGCTCAATGTTACAACGATCTTTCCACACCAGATTGCATTTTATGTTACGCAGAAGCTCGAACTGTTCTTCCCAGTTGCTTTCCAAACAACGGTGGACGGATTTATCTTGACGGTTGTTTTATGCGAGTTCAGAACTACAGTTTTTATGAGGAGTACACAGGGGTTAATGACACTTATGTTTGTAACAATGAAACACGAACAAGCGTATTGTATCAGGATACAGTAAAGCAGGCAGTGTCTAATGCTGTAATGGATGCTTCTAGAAGTAATGAGTATTTTGCTAGAGAACAAATGTTGGTTTCTGGTAGTGTAAATGAGTCTGTTTATGTGCTTGCTGAGTGTTGGAGGACTTTGAGTCCGAGTTCTTGTAGTGCGTGTTTAGCGAATGCATCTGCAACCATATCGAAATGCTTGCCGTGGTCTGAGGGTCGCGTATTGAATACCGGATGTTTTATGAGGTATTCTGATACCAATTTTCTTAATCCTGTACCTGTCATAAGCAGCTCTGGTAACAAAG GGAAGATAATAGCTATTGTTGTTTCTGTTGTTAGTTCTGTGGTAGTGCTCATGGTTGCTTCaatgatatttttatatatctgGAAATACAGATATGTACAGAAGAAGAGAAAAG GTTCTTATGATGCTAAGAAACTGGCAAAGATGCTTAATGATACTAGTTTAAACTTCAAATACTCCACAGTTGAGAAAGCTACAGAAAACTGGGATGAGTCAAATAAGCTCGGTCAAGGAGGATTTGGGACAGTCTATAAG GGGTTCCTTAAAGACGGACGAGAAATAGCCGTGAAGAGGCTTTTCTTTAACAACAGATTTAGAGCAGCAGATTTTTATAACGAAGTTAACATGATTAGCAGCGTTGAACACAAAAACCTGGTCAGGCTGTTAGGATGCAGTTGTTCAGGACCTGAAAGCATTCTCGTGTACGAATATTTACCTAACATGAGCCTCGACCGCTTCATCTTTG ATGCAACAAAAGGAAAGATCTTAAATTGGGAGAAAAGATTCAATATTATTAATGGCACAGCAGAAGGCCTGGTGTACCTTCATGAGAATACTAAAACGCGAATCATTCACAGAGATATTAAAGCGGCTAATATCTTATTAGACCTAAGGCTTCGCGCTAAAATAGCCGATTTTGGGTTGGCCCGATCGTTTCAAGATGATAAGAGTCACATCAGCACTGCCATTGCAGGAACATT AGGATATATGGCTCCAGAGTACTTAGCCCATGGTCAATTAACCGAGAAGGCAGATGTTTATAGCTTTGGTGTGTTGGTGCTGGAAGTGGTTACTGGCATGGAAAACAACAAAAGCAAAACCGTCGATTATACTGACAGCTTAGTTTCAATC GCATGGAAGCATTTTCAAGAAAATACAGTGGACCGAATATTCGACCCGAACTTAATGATGCATCTTTTTCCAAACAGCAATTATCAAAAAGAGGCTATTAAAGTAGTACAAGTAGGACTTCTATGCACCCAAGAAGATCCTTCGTTAAGACCTACGATGTCAACGGTACTTAAAATGTTAGCAAAAGATGATGAACCGTTACCTGCCCCTTCAAATCCCCCTTTTATGGACGAAAAAACTATGGAGCTTAATGAGATCACAAAAAAGTTATATCAGTATTTTAACCATGATGATTCTGGTTCAGTTGCTACTGTTGACAATAGCCATTTCTTCCCGAGGTAA